A region of Deinococcus rubellus DNA encodes the following proteins:
- the glpK gene encoding glycerol kinase GlpK has protein sequence MSEPYILALDQGTTSSRAVVFDRAGNIRAQAQKEFRQIFPEPGQVEHDAQELWSTQIGVAQEAISRAGLRSSDIAAIGITNQRETVVLWDRASGQPIYNAIVWQDRRTASECDRLRAAGYEALIEQKTGLRLDAYFSGTKVRWLLDHVPGAREKAERGELAFGTVDSWLVYNLTGGELHLTDASNASRTLLYNIHTGEWDDELLALFGVPRAVLPQVRASSEVYGETAEGLLGSRIRIAGIAGDQMAATFGQACLERGMAKNTYGTGCFMLMNTAGEAVPSQNRLLTTVAWQFGEGAQAQRTYALEGSVFVAGAVVQWLRDGLGIIRSSGEVEALARSVPDSGGVYLVPAFVGLGAPYWDPYARAALLGMTRGTTGAHIARAALEAVAFQSAELLLAMQKDSGVMVSELRVDGGGSTNDLMMQFQADLLGVPVVRPRITETTALGAAYLAGLAVGYWQDTQEIAAQWQEGRRFEPQMTEDERAARMNRWKKAVERSRNWAEDDA, from the coding sequence ATGAGCGAACCCTACATTCTCGCGCTCGATCAGGGCACCACGTCCAGCCGCGCCGTCGTGTTCGACCGGGCGGGCAACATCAGGGCGCAGGCCCAAAAAGAATTTCGTCAGATCTTTCCCGAACCGGGCCAGGTTGAGCACGATGCCCAGGAACTCTGGAGTACCCAGATTGGCGTGGCACAGGAAGCCATTTCGCGGGCCGGGCTGCGTTCCAGCGACATCGCTGCCATCGGCATCACCAACCAGCGCGAAACGGTGGTGCTGTGGGACCGGGCCAGCGGCCAGCCGATCTACAACGCCATCGTCTGGCAGGACCGCCGCACGGCCAGCGAGTGTGACCGGCTGCGGGCGGCGGGCTACGAGGCGCTGATTGAGCAAAAAACCGGTCTGAGGCTCGACGCTTACTTCTCCGGAACTAAAGTCCGCTGGCTGCTCGACCACGTGCCGGGCGCGCGCGAGAAGGCCGAGCGCGGCGAACTGGCCTTCGGCACCGTCGATTCGTGGCTGGTCTACAACCTCACCGGCGGCGAGTTGCACCTCACCGACGCGTCCAACGCCTCGCGTACCCTGCTCTATAACATCCACACCGGCGAATGGGACGACGAACTGCTGGCCCTCTTCGGTGTGCCGCGTGCCGTGCTGCCGCAGGTGCGGGCCTCCAGCGAAGTCTACGGCGAGACCGCCGAGGGGCTCCTCGGCAGCCGCATCAGGATTGCCGGAATCGCCGGGGACCAGATGGCGGCCACCTTCGGTCAGGCTTGCCTGGAGCGCGGCATGGCCAAGAACACCTACGGCACTGGCTGTTTCATGTTGATGAATACGGCAGGGGAGGCGGTGCCGAGCCAGAACCGGCTGCTGACCACGGTGGCCTGGCAGTTCGGCGAGGGGGCACAGGCCCAGCGGACCTATGCGCTGGAAGGCTCGGTGTTCGTGGCGGGCGCGGTGGTGCAGTGGCTGCGCGATGGCCTGGGCATTATCCGCAGCAGCGGCGAGGTGGAGGCGCTGGCCCGCAGCGTGCCGGACAGCGGCGGGGTCTATCTGGTGCCCGCCTTCGTGGGCCTCGGTGCGCCCTACTGGGACCCCTACGCCCGCGCCGCCCTGCTGGGCATGACACGCGGCACCACTGGGGCGCATATCGCCCGCGCCGCGCTGGAGGCGGTGGCCTTTCAGAGTGCCGAGTTGCTACTGGCCATGCAGAAAGACAGCGGCGTGATGGTGAGTGAGCTGCGGGTGGACGGCGGCGGCAGCACCAACGACCTGATGATGCAGTTCCAGGCCGATCTGCTGGGCGTGCCGGTGGTGCGGCCCCGCATCACCGAAACCACCGCGCTGGGAGCAGCCTATCTGGCGGGCCTGGCGGTGGGCTACTGGCAAGATACCCAGGAGATTGCCGCCCAGTGGCAGGAGGGGAGACGCTTCGAGCCGCAGATGACGGAGGATGAGCGGGCTGCCCGCATGAACCGCTGGAAGAAGGCCGTGGAACGTTCGCGCAACTGGGCTGAGGACGACGCCTGA
- a CDS encoding sugar-binding transcriptional regulator, whose product MTSDLSASPDQAAQAVQVARLYFYQGLTTGEIAAELGVSRPRVSRLLTLARRSGLVEIRIHDPAEHPQVLEAELRARFPGLSPHVVDVPPGSSEALSLERVAAYSANLLGNTLQPGQTVGLAWGNTLDAVSRALKPRAIPELTFVQLNGSANAHDFVSGFVTDTLLRFARAYGGRAHLFPVPTFFDNPQTKHLMWQERSVRHVLDLQDRAEVLLYSLGSIQADSPSHVYTAGYLGAQEQAELDAQGVVGDLATVFYRADGSFRGIPINERASGPDLEKVRAAEQSICVVAGVGKTHALHAALQGGLAKTLVVDERAARAVLELD is encoded by the coding sequence ATGACCAGCGACCTCAGCGCTTCTCCCGATCAGGCAGCCCAGGCAGTGCAGGTGGCGCGGCTGTATTTTTATCAGGGCCTGACCACCGGCGAGATTGCCGCCGAACTCGGCGTTTCGCGCCCGCGCGTCTCGCGGCTGCTGACGCTGGCACGGCGCAGCGGCCTGGTTGAGATCCGCATTCACGACCCCGCCGAGCATCCACAGGTGCTGGAAGCCGAATTGCGGGCGCGCTTTCCCGGCCTCTCGCCACATGTGGTGGATGTGCCGCCCGGGAGCAGCGAGGCCCTCAGCCTGGAGCGGGTGGCGGCCTACAGCGCCAACCTGCTGGGCAATACCCTGCAACCTGGGCAGACGGTGGGCCTGGCCTGGGGCAACACCCTCGACGCCGTCAGCCGCGCCCTGAAGCCGCGCGCCATTCCTGAGCTGACCTTTGTGCAGCTCAACGGCTCGGCCAACGCCCACGATTTCGTCAGCGGTTTCGTCACCGACACCCTGCTGCGCTTCGCCCGCGCCTACGGAGGCCGGGCGCACCTCTTTCCGGTGCCGACCTTCTTCGACAATCCCCAGACCAAGCATCTGATGTGGCAGGAGCGCAGCGTCCGGCACGTGCTGGACCTGCAAGACCGGGCCGAGGTGCTGCTCTACTCGCTGGGCAGCATCCAGGCCGATTCTCCGAGCCACGTCTACACGGCAGGTTATCTGGGCGCGCAGGAGCAGGCCGAGCTGGACGCCCAGGGCGTGGTGGGCGACCTCGCCACCGTGTTTTACCGCGCTGACGGTAGCTTCCGGGGCATTCCGATCAACGAGCGCGCCAGCGGCCCCGATCTGGAAAAAGTCAGGGCCGCTGAGCAGTCCATCTGCGTGGTGGCGGGCGTCGGCAAGACCCATGCCCTGCACGCCGCCTTGCAGGGAGGTCTGGCAAAAACACTGGTGGTTGACGAGCGGGCGGCGCGGGCGGTGCTGGAACTGGACTGA
- a CDS encoding lysophospholipid acyltransferase family protein yields the protein MTAPQPEPQPSFVAARPAAPGHAEELHAPPVNPLVYQLVVTAMNMPRLLRGEYIHTLGREHIPPPGHKLVVAGAHVSALDPFIIAKVMPGHHVQFMSKKELFKPIMGDIIKAGGSFPIDRSGNDVAAIRTALRILKEDGTLGLFPEGTRGGGQMQGGVALIALRGRAPVLPVGLRRDGKRWLVRFGPVIEPKGSIKALTAQVGEEILRLSAPLGS from the coding sequence ATGACCGCGCCTCAGCCCGAACCGCAGCCCAGTTTCGTTGCGGCCAGACCCGCTGCGCCTGGACACGCCGAAGAGCTCCACGCGCCGCCGGTCAACCCGCTGGTGTACCAGTTGGTCGTCACGGCCATGAATATGCCCCGGCTGCTGCGCGGCGAGTACATCCACACGCTGGGGCGCGAACACATCCCGCCGCCCGGACACAAACTGGTGGTCGCCGGGGCGCACGTCTCGGCACTCGATCCATTCATCATCGCCAAGGTCATGCCGGGCCACCATGTGCAGTTCATGTCCAAAAAAGAGCTGTTCAAGCCGATCATGGGTGACATCATCAAGGCGGGCGGCAGCTTCCCCATAGACCGCAGCGGCAACGATGTGGCAGCCATTCGCACCGCCCTGAGGATTCTCAAGGAGGACGGCACCCTCGGCCTGTTTCCTGAGGGCACACGCGGCGGCGGCCAGATGCAGGGCGGCGTGGCCCTGATCGCCCTGCGCGGGCGCGCCCCAGTGTTGCCGGTGGGCTTAAGACGCGACGGCAAACGCTGGCTGGTACGCTTCGGCCCCGTCATCGAGCCGAAAGGCAGCATCAAGGCCCTCACGGCACAGGTCGGTGAGGAAATTCTGCGTCTCAGCGCACCGCTGGGTTCCTGA
- a CDS encoding carbon-nitrogen hydrolase family protein, with amino-acid sequence MTVLRVAAAAYLCRQPTDWDDYEAALSNFVAAGVASGAQVLVLPEYASLELVGLLPAALWDDVQAQRGALQVFLPAFLELHARLAQQHGVYLLAASLIVEAAAGRYVNRAHFFGPGGERHFQDKLVMTRFEAEEWLIESGEGLKVFETAYGTLGINICYDAEFPDFARAQAAAGCDVLLVPSFTGSLHGYQRVRVGSMARALENQIYTVHAPCLADAPWSYAIETAVGAPAVYAPPDTGFPASGVVAEGEFGAPGWLCHDLDLALVREVRRSGQVLNARDHLWAARQAAGAVSRLSFDSTPDKRSNRPAGL; translated from the coding sequence ATGACCGTTCTGCGCGTGGCCGCCGCTGCCTATCTGTGCCGTCAACCGACTGACTGGGACGACTACGAGGCCGCGCTGAGCAACTTCGTGGCGGCAGGCGTGGCCAGCGGCGCTCAGGTGCTGGTACTGCCCGAGTACGCCAGCCTGGAACTTGTCGGCCTGCTGCCTGCCGCTCTGTGGGACGATGTGCAGGCCCAGCGCGGCGCATTGCAGGTCTTTCTGCCTGCTTTTCTGGAGCTGCACGCCCGACTGGCGCAGCAGCACGGCGTCTATCTGCTGGCGGCCAGCCTGATCGTCGAAGCGGCGGCGGGGCGCTATGTCAACCGCGCCCACTTTTTCGGCCCAGGCGGTGAGCGCCACTTTCAGGACAAGCTGGTCATGACCCGTTTCGAGGCCGAGGAGTGGTTGATCGAGAGCGGCGAGGGCCTCAAGGTCTTCGAGACGGCCTACGGCACCCTGGGCATCAATATCTGCTACGACGCCGAGTTTCCCGATTTTGCCCGCGCCCAGGCGGCGGCGGGCTGCGACGTACTGCTGGTGCCCAGCTTCACCGGCAGCCTGCACGGCTACCAGCGGGTGCGGGTGGGCAGCATGGCCCGCGCCCTGGAAAATCAGATCTATACCGTTCACGCGCCGTGCCTGGCCGACGCGCCGTGGAGCTACGCCATCGAGACAGCGGTGGGCGCACCCGCTGTTTACGCGCCGCCCGACACCGGCTTTCCGGCCAGCGGAGTGGTGGCCGAGGGCGAGTTCGGCGCACCCGGTTGGCTGTGCCATGACCTCGACCTGGCCCTGGTCCGCGAGGTGCGGCGCAGCGGCCAGGTGCTCAATGCCCGCGATCATCTCTGGGCCGCGCGGCAGGCGGCGGGCGCAGTGAGTCGGCTGAGCTTTGACAGCACACCGGACAAGCGGAGCAACCGACCCGCCGGACTGTGA